ATGACGACTTGTCCGAGGCCATAATGAAGACTCCTTTCGATACGTGAATACGCGACAGCACGATTCGATCTCTCTGCTCCATCAGTCGTTCAGTCAGGCACCAAGGTTTATCTAGCGCGAGATCTCTATTGCGCTGAACCAGTGCTCGCGAATCAACCGGAGACGGTCTTAGTTCCCCAGGATCGTCGGACTACCGGTGATAATCTGGCCGGTCGATGAACCAGGGATCATTTGCACTTGACTACCCACGGTCGCGAGCGCCTTTGTCCCTCCGTTCAGCAAAATCATCGACCCTTTCAGATCGAGGGGGGCCGACGCCTGCACCAGAGTTCCCGCCCCGCTTCGGAGTGAGAGACTCGCTCCGGTTTGGACTGAAGTATTACCCCCAGTTGAGACGGACAGATTTACGCCGGTCCTCACGTCCACATTCGAGCCCGCACGCAGCGCCACGCTATTTTGAGCCTCGATGGTGACCGTGGGGCCTTGCAGTTTCACTCCACTCGGTGTCACCTGGACAGCGGTCTGTAGCATCGCGAGCTGTGCCTGAAGCATGCTGACCTGCTGTTGGAGAAATCCCACTTGCTGCTCAATGGACAATTGCCCTCTCGCAGCCCCAGCCGATCCGCCAGCCGCTGCTGCTCCTCCTCCAGCAGCGGCCCCTCCACCGGCACTGGCTGCTCCACCGGCCGAAGCCCCGCCAGCAGTAGCGGCTGCCCCACTCGCGCCACCGGCTGCCGCTCCCCCAACCGCAGTGCTCCCGCCCCTCGTAGCGCCTGTGAGAGGAGGAGCAGATTGTATCTGAGGGAAGATCGGCACCGCGCGATCGGTCACTTCTTCCGCCGCCCATGCAAAATGGCAGTGAAGTGAGAACAGTACCGCCAGCGTCAACAGAAGTGCTCTCATGAATAGACTCCCCTCACTTCGCGTTGCATCAACATTGTTCCCCTGACTGATGCACAATCCATGAATCAGGGTCGTTGGGCATTTTGACCATGGCCACACTCTGCGACGGTTCGAGGAACTCGTTCCCATCTGTACCTTCTACTGCCGTGGCATCACTTTGGGCGTGAACCCTCCTGGAAGCGTCATGGCTGGAGCTGGAGCAGGCGCTGGCTGCCCTTGTGGAGGAGCCATGGGTGAAGGAGGTGGCGCTGACTGCGTGGTGACGATCCCACCTTGGGCCAACGTGAGACGCTCGCAGTACATCTCGACTTTCACCTTCCGGATGGCCTCTGCATTTGACTCCTGCTTCACCGGGGCAAAGCTGAATATTCCCAAATTGCTGAAGTTCACGGTTAACAGGACCTCTTTGAGATCTGGCGCCAGCAGCTCCAGGACACCCGGCCGTTCGCGGTCCTGACCGTTGTTGCCTTTGACCACAAAATCATCGAACCACCCATAGAACGGACCGGCCTGAGATTCAGACAGGAACAGGACAAGGTTGGGGAACTCAATCTTGGCCGGTTCCTTTTGATAGTTGCGTAGCTCCCCCACCTGATCCTGTACGATGGTTTGTTTGAACACCAGCGCCTCGATCTTGCTGACATATCTGCAGGCATCCTCAAGGCCTTGAATTCGAATCCTGAAATTATTTGGGGTCCAGGCCTTTTGTTGCTTCGAAGCGACCGCACCGATCACGTTCCCGCCTTTGCCGGCCGTCGGCGCGGTAAATTCCGGGGCGAACTTGACCGTCAGGAGACCTGCCTCCTTTGAAGCCGCATCGCAGGCAGGAAGGCCAATCTCCGTGATTAAGGCATTGCTGAATTGTAACCGGCTCCGCTCCACGCGATTGAAGTCGGCTGTAACAATTGCGCCGTTTTTTCTGACATGAGACCCGTTCAGTTCGGCAGCGATCCAGTCAAAGAGCGGTTTAGGCATCACTGGATTGCATTGGATGGCAATATCTTGGTACTTGATCGAGGCAAGATGCTTTGACGGAAAGAGAGACGTGCCCAACTGCTGCACCACGACATCGCCTTTCGCAAAACCTCCGTCGGCCGTTTTCAGGAAATCGACGAACTGGCCATCGAGTTCCAGCGCAATAGTCCCAGAGGAATATGCTCGTGAATCGACCGCCGCCTGCGCCACGGTGCGAAAACCGGGAATGCTCATGAGAGCCATCCCGCCAGCCAGCAATCCAGCCTGGGTGAGAAAATCTCGCCGTGATGGTGATGGATGGAGCCCGGATTCTGTCTCGGCATCATTCTGCTTGTCGTTCATACGTGACTCCTTAATAGAGGTTGCTAAAACTCGTTCCCCTGAGTCTCAAGGCCCTTGAGCCCTCACGTCTCAATGTTGCTTGCCTGTGTGTCGCGCTGCCGGCATGGGAGGTTCAACCGGCTTCCGCAGAAGTGTAGAAGCCGACTCTGGGCTTGTCAACGCGGGTCATCGACATCTATTGTGAGCGCTGAAGTGCGGACCACTGGCATGGAATAGTACAACGAATCTAGGAGCGCGATGAATGCAGACACAGGATGTCGGTAGGGTGGAAGCAGGACCGGCGATCTCCAATATCGGGGTGGCCGACGCACTACACAAACAGGCAAAGGCAGGACTCATGTCGCCCTAGGTCTGATGATCAGCCCCCATTTGACCAACGCCACCAAGGCGCGCACGCCGTCCTTCCACGTAACTTTCTTTCCCTCGCGATATGTGCGGCCCGTGTAGGTGATCGGAATCTCATACACGCGATAACCGTACCGAAAGAGTTTCATCGTGATCTCGACCTCGATGTCGAAAGTCGAGGATCTGAGCTCCAGCGACTTCAATGTATCGGTACGCAGCATTTTGAACCCAGTCTCCATGTCCGTCAGGATTCCAGACGTCAGGAGATTGCAGATGAATGTCAAAAGCCGGTTACCGAGGTAATGCCAGAAAAAAAACGCACGGTGCGGGCCCAAGAACCGGGAGCCATAGACGGCATCAGCATACCCTTGCTCAATGAGCCGGAGTGCGACCGGATAATCTTCCGGGTGATACTCGAGGTCGGCATCCTGAATCATCACGACATCTCCGCTGGCCTCTGCGATCGCGGTCCTGAGCGCCGCGCCTTTCCCCATGTTTCGAGGATGAAAGCAGCAGCGTAGTGACTCCGGATACTTCTCCTGCAATTGCTCTGCAATGTGGCGGCTTCCGTCCGTCGACCCGTCGTCCACGATAATGATTTCATGCGGTTTGGCGACGCGCATGACACACTCCACGATCGTGTGGAGCGTCTGCCGCTCGTTATGGACGGGGATCAGGACGGATAAACGCATGCAGCCTGTCTTGCGCGTGATGAATTACAGTCAGACCGGTCAAGGAAGGTGCCTTGGCATTCCGGGCCTCCTGCCAGAACAAAGCAGGAGGCCCGGAACCCAGGAATAGCACATGCTCTCTTCTAGTTGGGCTGTTTCCCTTCCGTCGGAACCTCGATTTCCTCTGTTGCACCGGCATCAGTACCGGCTTCCTTCTCGATGCCGCGCGGCATCACTCCGCCCAATCCAGGCAGCGAGGGGGCGAGCCGGCCCATCGCCGGCGGAAGGACGAGCTGGCCAGGAAGCTTGCCTGGTATCGGTCCCCGCTCCGGGGTCTCAATAATCGTCTTGCGCAACTGGTCCAGGTTTTGTCCTCTGAGAAGAAAGCCCACTCCACCCTGGGACATGGGCTCAAGCTTACCGTCTGGTCGAATCAGCAAACGCGTGCTGGGAGAAAGTAGAGAGTGAGTGGCCACCGGCTGACCCTTCATTTTCACCAGTGGGCCTTCCCGCAGGAACATCAGATAATGCTCACCCGGTTGATACTGGGGGTCATCGTGAATATTGACGGTATTCGCCACGAATGGGAATATTTGTACCGGAGGATCTATTCCACCCTTAGGTTTGGGAGGAGCCTCTTTCATAGAGGGCGGAGCTTGAAACCCGGACGGCATGCCGAGGGTATGGAATACCCGTATCTCCTGCGCCTGCTCTCCTTTCATCCTTCCTGTGGTATTGAGGGTCACGACTTCTACCGCGATTCGATTCACTCCGCCTGGTTCGCCCGGCGCGTCGAGAACGATATCGTCGGCCCGTTCCGCCTTGGTCACCTGTGCTTCGACAATGTCTCTGGCGAGGCCTTTGGCTTCTGCGATGTCTCGAGGATCATAGGCCCAAGCGGCGGTGATGGTCGGTGGAGCATAGAGATAGGTGTTGATCGCGATCTGGGCGAGGAACCCCACGCCTAGGACGGCGATCGCCGAAAATAAGATTCGATTCAGTTGCTGGTTGTTCATGGTCTTCGTTCCTCCTTCTTCATCACACCTTGAGGCACAACTAAGTCCAGGACCTCGGTCAGTATTTGGCGTTCACATCGGCCCAATTGTGGGGGGAGGTGAAATTACTACTCGGACTGTAGT
This genomic stretch from Nitrospirota bacterium harbors:
- a CDS encoding glycosyltransferase family 2 protein → MRLSVLIPVHNERQTLHTIVECVMRVAKPHEIIIVDDGSTDGSRHIAEQLQEKYPESLRCCFHPRNMGKGAALRTAIAEASGDVVMIQDADLEYHPEDYPVALRLIEQGYADAVYGSRFLGPHRAFFFWHYLGNRLLTFICNLLTSGILTDMETGFKMLRTDTLKSLELRSSTFDIEVEITMKLFRYGYRVYEIPITYTGRTYREGKKVTWKDGVRALVALVKWGLIIRPRAT